A window of Citrus sinensis cultivar Valencia sweet orange chromosome 7, DVS_A1.0, whole genome shotgun sequence contains these coding sequences:
- the LOC112497582 gene encoding uncharacterized protein LOC112497582 encodes MWVIMKLGYGSPLKVPKQDDETPDIDPGISYELNYYNGGFDVGGAEPINYQMGGGWQVDMVGGTVSRTFQGVDLLDVNVNLQDGEEAKLERPVLIMSPKASFLLFEN; translated from the exons ATGTGGGTGATCATGAAGCTTGGTTATGGTTCACCACTTAAGGTACCAAAGCAAGATGATGAAACTCCGGATATAGACCCTGGTATAAGTTATGAGCTTAACTACTACAATGGTGGCTTTGATGTTGGTGGAGCTGAACCTATCAATTACCAAATGGGTGGAGGTTGGCAAGTTGACATG GTTGGTGGTACCGTTAGCAGAACATTTCAAGGTGTTGATCTTTTGGATGTTAATGTGAATCTTCAAGATGGTGAAGAAGCAAAGTTAGAGCGCCCTGTGCTCATCATGTCCCCCAAGGCTTCTTTCTTGCTGTTTGAGAATTAG
- the LOC102608664 gene encoding LOW QUALITY PROTEIN: uncharacterized protein LOC102608664 (The sequence of the model RefSeq protein was modified relative to this genomic sequence to represent the inferred CDS: substituted 1 base at 1 genomic stop codon): MEDEECLEYEALAERKRKAALQNHNDCTEGEAKKKKMAMESQDNDDERRRFEAIIFGFGSRKRSRELKKRGRPEGSKKKVCPEIRRMLGDASLHYALGRYEEAISVLHEVIRLEEELPNSYHILGLVHDALGNTAKAMGCYWLAACYKQKDSSLWKLIFPWLIEQGDTTWAMSCLSEAVKADPNDFKLKFHLASLYVELGNFQRAADVYRQMVQLCPENIEALKMGAKLYQKSGQIESSVDILEDYLKGHPTEADFGVIDLLASMLVQMNAYDRVLKHIELVDLVYYSGKELLLALKIKAGICHIQLGNTDKAEILLTAIHWENVSDHAESINEIADLFKNRELYSTALKYYHMLEANAGVHNDGCLHLKIAECSLALKERDKAIIYFYKALQTLEDNIDARLTLASLLLEDAKDEEAISLLTSPMSLENKYVNSDKTHAWWLNIRIKIKLCRIYKAKGMIEGFVDMLLPLVCESSHQEETFNHEEHRLLIIDLCKTLTSLHRYEDAIKIINLILKLGYGKFPVEKEELNFLGAQIPRNTTDPKLWFDGVRFMVKLHPHRLTTWNRYYKLVSRFEKIFSKHAKLLRNVRAKYRDCVPPIIISGHXFTMISHHQDAAREYLEAYKLLLENPLINLCVGTALINLALGVRLQNKHQCVAQGLAFLYNNLRLAENSQEALYNIARAYHHVGLVSLAASYYEKVLAMYQKDCIIPGFPDHMEDWKPGHSDLRREAAYNLHLIYKKSGAVDLARQVLRDHCTF; the protein is encoded by the exons ATGGAGGACGAGGAGTGTCTCGAGTACGAAGCTTTGGCTGAAAGAAAACGAAAAGCAGCACTGCAAAATCACAATGACTGCACTGAAGGGGAagcgaagaagaagaagatggctATGGAATCACAAGACAATGATGATGAACGGCGGCGATTTGAAGCCATAATTTTTGGGTTTGGCTCCCGGAAAAGATCAAGAGAG CTTAAGAAAAGAGGGAGGCCAGAGGGATCAAAGAAGAAGGTTTGCCCTGAAATTAGACGGATGCTCGGTGATGCTTCACTTCATTATGCTCTTGGTCGTTATGAAGAg GCCATATCTGTATTGCATGAAGTCATTAGGCTAGAAGAGGAATTGCCTAATTCATATCATATACTTGGACTCGTCCACGATGCACTTGGTAATACTGCAAAAGCCATGGGCTGCTACTGGCTTGCCGCATGCTATAAACAAAAAGATTCATCTTTGTGGAAACTCATTTTCCCCTGGCTCAT AGAACAAGGAGACACAACTTGGGCAATGAGTTGCCTTTCTGAAGCTGTAAAAGCAGATCCTAATGACTTTAAGCTGAAGTTTCATCTTGCATCTCTATATGTTGAGCTTGGAAATTTTCAGAGAGCTGCTGATGTATATAGACAAATGGTGCAGCTCTGTCCCGAGAATATTGAAGCATTGAAGATGGGGGCAAAG TTGTACCAAAAAAGTGGTCAGATTGAAAGTTCTGTTGACATTTTGGAGGATTATCTTAAAGGTCATCCAACTGAAGCTGACTTTGGTGTGATTGATTTGCTAGCATCCATGCTTGTGCAAATGAATGCATATGATAGAGTGCTTAAACATATTGAGCTGGTTGACTTGGTCTACTATTCTGGTAAAGAGCTACTTTTGGCTTTGAAAATCAAAGCAGGAATCTGCCACATTCAACTTGGGAATACGGATAAGGCAGAG ATTCTTTTAACTGCAATTCATTGGGAGAATGTCTCAGATCATGCTGAGTCGATTAATGAAATTGCTGACTTATTTAAGAATCGCGAGCTTTATAGCACTGCATTAAAGTACTATCATATGTTGGAGGCAAATGCTGGAGTTCACAAT GATGGCTGTTTACATTTGAAAATTGCCGAGTGTTCCTTGGCCTTGAAAGAAAGAGACAAAGCAATAATCTACTTCTATAAAG CTTTGCAAACACTTGAGGACAACATTGATGCTCGATTAACTTTGGCTTCACTGCTCCTTGAAGATGCTAAGGACGAGGAAGCAATTTCCTTGTTAACTTCCCCTATGAGTTTAG AGAATAAATATGTGAACTCTGATAAAACTCATGCTTGGTGGCTGAACATAAGAATTAAGATCAAGCTTTGCCGCATATATAAAGCAAAAGGGATGATTGAGGGCTTTGTTGATATGCTCTTGCCCTTGGTTTGTGAATCAAGTCATCAAGAAGAAACATTCAACCATGAAGAGCACCGTCTGCTTATTATAGAT tTGTGTAAGACATTGACATCCTTGCATAGATATGAGGATGCAATAAAGATTATTAATCTCATTCTGAAATTGGGGTACGGAAAATTTCCAGTTGAGAAGGAGGAGCTGAATTTTCTTGGAGCTC AAATTCCACGCAACACTACGGATCCTAAGCTTTGGTTTGATGGTGTAAGATTCATGGTGAAGCTGCATCCCCACCGCCTCACTACCTGGAACCGCTATTACAAATTAGTATCAAG ATTTGAGAAAATCTTTTCGAAGCATGCCAAGCTTCTGCGTAATGTGCGAGCCAAATACAGAGATTGCGTACCACCCATTATCATTTCTGGACATTAGTTTACTATGATCAGTCATCATCAAGATGCTGCTAGAGAATACCTTGAAGCATATAAGCTATTGCTCGAAAATCCTTTGATTAATCTCTGCGTGG GAACTGCCTTGATTAACTTAGCACTTGGAGTTAGACTTCAAAACAAGCATCAATGTGTTGCACAGGGCTTGGCATTCCTCTATAATAATTTGCGGCTTGCTGAAAATAGCCAG GAGGCATTATACAATATTGCTCGTGCATATCATCATGTTGGACTTGTATCTCTTGCTGCATCATATTATGAGAAGGTGCTTGCTATGTATCAGAAGGATTGCATCATCCCTGGATTTCCAGACCACATGGAGGATTGGAAACCAGGTCACTCTGACCTTCGCAGGGAAGCAGCTTATAATTTGCacttaatttacaaaaaatcaGGGGCTGTTGATCTTGCCAGGCAGGTCTTGAGAGACCATTGCACTTtctga
- the LOC102606890 gene encoding uncharacterized protein LOC102606890: MKVGEVRKRKCRDVNSLNEDMEGNRTIERNTHYGFISYFGATVRKMKATDANTSITREVRREIATSFKNLPPKMKWKYKVRVEQAVKGEATNTYFTRCAPDRLAAAVTNLSDEQRAAVCEMGMGSVLELNSGRLKRKLCGWLVDRIDVCRRVVVLNGNEVELSANSFGHVMGLIDGGMPLRLQGDIKEVESYVKMFSASSTGINIKKLAEMLSNSTAADDRFKVTFMLFTLYTVLCPPGGVHISCNFLFSLKDVNCIQKRNWATFCFHKFLEGITRYKEEKLAYIGGCLLYLEMLYFNSIVYGKVQRDRSMCPLALWNVDEIKRLMKWIENKGGYSSDEIRVCAASVIKANSRSDGCSMAVEEDFRDSDVRQMTTAPGMTKIKSVSQLDKAVVISSRPSGYVENLKTDGSCRSNHGNNDKGKDWSDATKGEGVCTNCESKQLYKSAASGSMYQNNEIKEKDVCEDAQHMDLIDVADFVMETQTSPPCSESLHSNIRIEEPAVVQKCSEPNKKTGNVVHPKSPLNQIGAGRARYRVGPYVMQRPLSTDDEMLINFCMDENLNKGEIVFKTNFNCISRHDIMCLSPRSTINVKIVSAVSELLSANASVNVGNSNFSLFLPAYSALHDNISGDPTDLTFGIKQFISGDLYLANIGSCKQIFVPVNHGFTHWYLLVVLIYEMRVEIWDPLPTAMKSQMFVVECKRAVSYQCRCQSSVLCCQKKLLINEPLLL; the protein is encoded by the exons ATGAAGGTAGGGGAGGTTCGCAAGCGAAAATGTAGGGACGTAAACAGCTTGAACGAAGATATGGAAGGCAATCGAACAATAGAACGTAATACCCATTATGGATTCATCAGCTATTT TGGTGCAACTGTGCGTAAAATGAAGGCAACAGATGCAAACACCAGCATTACAAGAGAG GTTCGAAGGGAAATTGCGAcgtcatttaaaaatttaccacCAAAGATGAAATGGAAGTACAAAGTCCGAGTCGAACAAGCAGTCAAAGGGGAAGCAACTAACACATATTTTACACGATGTGCACCAGACAGATTGGCAGCAGCTGTTACAAATCTATCTGATGAACAAAGAGCAGCTGTATGTGAAATGGGTATGGGGAGCGTGCTTGAGTTGAATAGTGGTAGGCTGAAAAGGAAGCTTTGTGGTTGGTTGGTAGATAGGATTGATGTATGTAGGCGCGTTGTAGTTTTGAATGGTAATGAGGTAGAGCTCAGTGCTAATAGCTTTGGTCATGTCATGGGATTAATAGATGGGGGCATGCCTTTAAGATTACAGGGTGACATCAAAGAAGTTGAATCATATGTAAAGATGTTCAGTGCATCATCTACAGGAATCAACATCAAGAAATTGGCAGAAATGTTGAGTAATTCGACGGCAGCCGATGATAGGTTCAAAGTCACATTTATGTTGTTTACTCTATATACTGTTCTATGTCCCCCTGGTGGAGTACACATAAgttgtaatttcttattttctttgaaagatGTGAACTGTATCCAGAAGAGGAATTGGGCcacattttgttttcataaatttcttgaAGGCATTACTAGGTACAAGGAAGAGAAATTGGCATACATAGGCGGCTGTCTTTTGTACTTAGAG atgctttattttaattctatagtgtatggaaaagtaCAAAGAGACAGGTCTATGTGTCCCCTGGCCTTGTGGAACGTAGATGAGATAAAGCGGTTGATGAAATGGATAGAGAATAAAGGTGGTTATAGTAGCGATGAG ATACGAGTCTGTGCTGCATCTGTAATAAAGGCGAACTCAAGGTCAGATGGATGCAGTATGGCTGTGGAAGAAGATTTTAGAGACTCGGATGTTAGACAGATGACAACAGCCCCGGGAATGACGAAAATAAAGTCAGTTAGTCAATTGGATAAGGCAGTAGTGATATCAAGTAGGCCATCAGGAtatgttgaaaatttaaagacGGATGGATCGTGCCGCAGTAACCATGGCAATAACGATAAGGGGAAGGACTGGAGTGATGCAACCAAAGGAGAGGGAGTTTGCACCAACTGTGAGAGTAAGCAATTGTACAAAAGTGCAGCAAGTGGCAGTATGTACCAGAATAATGAAATCAAGGAAAAAGATGTTTGTGAAGATGCACAACAtatggatttaattgatgtagcAGATTTTGTCATGGAGACTCAGACGTCCCCACCATGCAGTGAAAGCTTGCATAGTAACATAAGGATTGAG GAGCCTGCTGTGGTGCAGAAGTGTTCAGAACCGAATAAAAAGACTGGGAATGTAGTCCATCCAAAGTCACCACTTAATCAGATAGGTGCTGGCAGAGCACGTTATCGGGTTGGACCATATGTGATGCAAAGACCTTTGAGTACTGATGACGAGATGTTGATTAACTTCTGCATGgatgaaaatttgaataaggg GGAAATAGTTTTTAAGACGAACTTCAATTGCATCAGCAGACATGATATTATGTGTCTCTCTCCTAGAAGTACAATCAATGTGAAG ATTGTTTCTGCTGTCTCAGAATTGTTATCTGCGAATGCGAGTGTAAACGTGGGAAACAGTAATTTCAGCCTTTTTCTGCCAGCGTATTCTGCT TTGCACGATAACATCAGTGGGGACCCCACAGACCTTACTTTTGGTATTAAACAATTTATCAGTGGTGATTTATACCTGGCGAATATTGGTTCGTGTAAGCAA ATTTTTGTCCCGGTGAACCATGGTTTTACACACTGGTACTTATTGGTTGTATTAATATACGAAATGCGGGTGGAGATATGGGATCCACTGCCCACTGCAATGAAGTCACAAATGTTCGTTGTTGAATGCAAACGAGCGGTGAGTTACCAATGTAGATGCCAATCGAGTGTACTTTgttgccaaaaaaaattacttataaatgAACCATTGTTGTTGTAA
- the LOC127903858 gene encoding uncharacterized protein LOC127903858, with product MALQHCGSNCLSGRLNMSEFVIQLCTRQASIRNESDCALYVMLMMERHKMWSCLSEAEIKFDSDSERARILIDLMTYSFNCLKDNVRLKAEKHRSRVDDEAHSIYEAIEKKRVRQLRSASQMGHGRRH from the exons ATGGCGTTGCAACATTGTGGCTCAAATTGTTTATCGGGAAGGTTAAACATGAGCGAGTTCGTAATCCAGCTTTGTACCAGGCAGGCCAGTATACGTAACGAATCTGATTGTGCACTATATGTTATGTTGATGATGGAGAGACATAAAATGTGGTCATGCCTTTCGGAGGCAGAG ATAAAGTTTGATTCAGATAGTGAGAGGGCACGCATTCTGATAGATCTCATGACATACAGTTTCAACTGTTTGAAGGACAATGTTCGTTTGAAGGCTGAGAAGCATCGATCGCGTGTTGACGATGAAGCCCATTCAATTTATGAAGCGATTGAAAAGAAGCGCGTACGACAGCTTCGGAGTGCGAGCCAAATGGGGCATGGTCGCCGCCATTAG
- the LOC127903750 gene encoding protein FAR1-RELATED SEQUENCE 5-like, giving the protein MTDSDEGLYDGDDMQYQINVTSDDERSSDASAHNEVETDNEGAGMVAEPQLNIEGDNRGGSGQLENDTQQQQCTEDCSEAESALPEMLAKEFASEEEAGICYQEYARTVGFGIRKHNKRRNVKGNITGRTWVCSRQGFRAAKHMENRCRGREAKAVTRTGCRAQFRVIYNEDTGRWACSFLQRVHNHNLTPPQLVHHIRSHRGVTGPDLSAALSLHKVGVKPSQIHEFMVDRSGGYDKVGYNRRDVENRLAATRHASLKESDAETCLSYLDGRKSSDPSFFYDFTITSSNRLGDLFWCDGGSCADYALFGDVIAFDATYKTNAYRKPFVVILGINHHRRTIVFGFALLSDETEHTYTWLLETLMTAMNNKHPRTVVTDGDKAMRNAISKTFPEASHRLCCWHLVRNAQTNIQNPEFTTEFRRCMMNAYTKEEFDRKWKLMVDNHNVAANEWVVKMFEDRHMWAEAYLRGKFFGGMRSTQRSEGMNAYLNHYVNRRLRLIEFVKQMDRLMDRQREAEGKDDFNSSDGRPVLVTHLKMYEQQAAEKFTRAMFRLVREEIDKEALLTTEMCDRDIMSTTYRVRRFGSVGKEVKVVINETSKTLSCTCKLLETIGIPCSHSFVVCKAQNMTEIPSSMILSRWSKAAKIKAHTSSDISCNKSHYMTEQARIGQIYAACRSLLRFAGLSLAAYNVAITDIHQLTLKLQAMSHTEEPARQPLARRDTVVQDPEVVLTKGSVKKTKMGQPQQRKCSRCGQRGHNVRKCKKRGGTRQQLDDCSSHCMQFFCGSNVMGPNATDAADTNQAPQQPTRYLNVMSRQQIGENGRQFSPTSESWFQQFSASTASQSTDPTLNTSAFASVSNCIATSSSTPTNYAHIWNL; this is encoded by the coding sequence ATGACTGATTCAGACGAAGGATTGTATGACGGAGATGATATGCAGTACCAGATTAATGTAACTTCCGACGATGAACGCAGCTCAGATGCATCAGCTCACAATGAAGTGGAGACAGACAATGAAGGGGCAGGAATGGTGGCTGAACCGCAGTTGAACATCGAAGGCGACAACCGTGGAGGAAGTGGTCAGTTGGAGAACGATACTCAACAACAGCAGTGTACTGAAGATTGTAGTGAGGCTGAGAGTGCGCTTCCGGAAATGTTAGCAAAAGAATTCGCAAGTGAAGAGGAGGCTGGCATATGCTACCAAGAATATGCAAGGACAGTTGGCTTCGGCATTCGGAAACACAATAAACGCAGAAATGTGAAGGGGAATATCACTGGCAGAACGTGGGTTTGCAGCCGACAGGGATTCAGGGCTGCAAAGCACATGGAAAACAGATGCAGAGGGCGAGAAGCCAAGGCTGTTACAAGGACGGGATGCAGAGCACAATTTCGAGTTATTTACAATGAAGATACTGGCCGATGGGCGTGTAGTTTTCTTCAACGCGTCCACAATCACAACTTAACACCGCCTCAGCTAGTGCACCACATTAGGTCTCACAGAGGAGTGACGGGTCCCGACTTGTCAGCAGCTTTATCATTACATAAAGTGGGCGTGAAGCCATCTCAAATTCACGAGTTTATGGTTGACAGATCAGGAGGTTACGACAAGGTTGGGTATAATAGGAGGGATGTTGAAAATAGGCTGGCTGCCACGAggcatgcatcgttgaaagaATCAGACGCTGAGACATGCCTATCATATCTTGATGGAAGAAAAAGCTCGGATCCGTCATTCTTTTATGACTTCACAATCACTAGTTCCAATCGACTTGGGGACTTGTTTTGGTGCGATGGCGGATCATGCGCAGATTATGCATTATTTGGTGATGTTATTGCATTCGATGCAACTTACAAGACCAATGCATATCGGAAGCCTTTCGTGGTTATTTTGGGGATAAATCACCATCGGCGAACAATTGTATTCGGGTTTGCTCTGTTGTCAGATGAGACAGAACACACGTACACATGGTTGTTAGAGACATTGATGACAGCAATGAACAACAAGCATCCGAGGACAGTTGTAACCGACGGGGACAAAGCAATGCGAAATGCAATAAGCAAGACATTTCCAGAAGCTTCACACAGGTTGTGTTGCTGGCATTTGGTCCGAAATGCTCAAACAAATATTCAAAACCCTGAATTTACAACGGAATTCCGCCGCTGCATGATGAACGCTTAcacaaaagaagaatttgaccGAAAATGGAAATTGATGGTGGATAACCATAATGTTGCCGCAAATGAATGGGTTGTTAAGATGTTTGAAGATAGACATATGTGGGCTGAGGCTTATTTGCGTGGAAAGTTTTTTGGGGGAATGCGAAGCACTCAAAGGTCAGAAGGAATGAATGCGTATCTAAACCATTACGTGAATAGAAGGCTCCGATTGATAGAATTTGTTAAACAGATGGACCGACTAATGGATCGACAAAGGGAAGCAGAGGGGAAGGATGACTTTAACAGTTCTGATGGACGTCCTGTTTTGGTTACACATTTAAAGATGTATGAGCAGCAAGCAGCTGAAAAGTTCACAAGGGCCATGTTTCGCCTCGTACGAGAAGAAATCGACAAGGAAGCGTTGTTAACTACAGAAATGTGTGACCGGGATATAATGTCAACAACGTACAGGGTTAGGCGGTTTGGATCGGTTGGAAAAGAGGTGAAAGTAGTGATTAATGAGACCAGCAAAACCTTATCCTGCACCTGCAAGTTGCTTGAGACAATTGGAATTCCATGCTCGCATTCATTTGTTGTGTGCAAGGCTCAGAATATGACAGAAATTCCAAGTTCGATGATTCTTTCTCGATGGAGTAAAGCTGCAAAGATAAAAGCTCACACTTCGTCCGATATAAGTTGTAATAAATCACATTACATGACGGAGCAGGCTCGTATTGGCCAAATATATGCAGCATGTCGAAGTTTGCTAAGATTCGCTGGATTAAGTTTGGCCGCATACAATGTGGCAATTACAGATATTCACCAGTTGACTTTGAAGTTGCAGGCAATGTCTCACACCGAAGAACCAGCAAGGCAACCTTTAGCGAGGAGAGACACAGTAGTACAAGATCCGGAAGTTGTTCTTACCAAAGGTTCAGTTAAAAAAACGAAGATGGGACAACCACAACAACGAAAATGTAGCAGATGTGGTCAGCGAGGGCACAATGTTAGAAAGTGCAAAAAACGAGGAGGGACAAGACAGCAGCTGGATGACTGTTCAAGCCATTGCATGCAATTTTTTTGTGGTAGTAATGTAATGGGACCAAATGCGACAGACGCAGCAGACACAAACCAGGCGCCGCAACAACCCACACGATACCTTAACGTTATGTCGCGGCAGCAAATAGGAGAAAATGGTAGACAATTTTCTCCTACATCAGAGTCATGGTTCCAGCAATTTTCAGCCAGTACAGCAAGTCAATCAACCGACCCAACTCTAAACACAAGTGCCTTTGCAAGTGTATCCAACTGCATTGCAACCTCATCTTCTACACCAACTAACTACGCCCACATTTGGAATTTGTAA